A genomic stretch from Diprion similis isolate iyDipSimi1 chromosome 1, iyDipSimi1.1, whole genome shotgun sequence includes:
- the LOC124410064 gene encoding uncharacterized protein LOC124410064, with translation MDGFTKAPSARQEAEACESKICGITVSPACISTNTKSDNFATETADLFNAKNTGDMSYLLPAKPKLKKSTGGPAGKPKRKSRTARRRLNALTNNSSLHFSDTDSEGELILLNPRSVIVVPATDLQEMCTHIDMPNPTISVTTDEIDCHKTNTRDIDLRELKLSTPNQSRRQSFVEILTDCDDIYSSEPELSQNDEDTVDANKDILKVINSSGHLRETDCEDLSDDGDDCEEDFSGRPIYVPIRTDIFADLNGERITTKEGDGPFSIEVRNQLSVDESATEPITDGDRDYGDDFKPPPVITATGTDSEDMDASDEEDAVIGTRQTFDEIFQDIDIATTSQIVVRSLNMIDEARQRLGVNKPAIYDGATDGHTDVEDIE, from the coding sequence ATGGATGGCTTCACGAAGGCACCCTCGGCTCGTCAAGAGGCCGAAGCATGTGAATCGAAAATTTGCGGGATCACGGTAAGTCCTGCATGTATTTCGACGAACACAAAGAGCGACAATTTTGCTACGGAGACCGCGGATTTATTCAACGCAAAAAATACTGGGGATATGTCGTATCTCCTGCCCGCGAAACCAAAGCTGAAGAAATCGACGGGCGGCCCGGCGGGAAAACCGAAACGCAAGTCACGAACAGCCCGCAGGCGATTAAACGCTCTGACGAACAATTCCTCGCTACACTTCTCTGATACAGACTCCGAAGGTGAGTTGATATTGTTGAATCCACGTTCCGTTATCGTCGTACCGGCGACAGATCTGCAGGAAATGTGCACCCACATCGACATGCCAAATCCGACCATTTCCGTAACGACGGATGAAATCGATTGTCATAAGACAAACACCCGGGATATTGATTTACGTGAACTTAAACTATCGACCCCCAACCAAAGCAGAAGGCAGAGTTTTGTGGAGATTTTGACCGACTGCGATGACATATACAGCAGTGAACCTGAGCTGTCGCAAAATGATGAAGACACCGTGGACGCCAATAAAGATATACTGAAGGTAATCAACAGCTCTGGACACCTACGTGAAACTGATTGTGAGGATTTATCGGACGACGGTGACGACTGCGAGGAGGATTTCTCTGGACGGCCGATTTACGTGCCGATTAGAACCGACATATTCGCTGACTTGAACGGCGAGAGGATAACAACCAAGGAGGGTGACGGCCCATTTTCAATTGAAGTCAGGAACCAGTTGTCTGTTGACGAGAGCGCCACCGAACCTATCACTGATGGTGACCGCGACTACGGAGATGACTTTAAACCTCCGCCGGTGATTACGGCTACGGGTACAGATAGCGAAGACATGGACGCATCCGATGAAGAGGACGCGGTTATCGGTACTCGTCAGACATTCGACGAAATATTCCAAGATATCGATATTGCGACAACGTCGCAGATTGTTGTTAGGAGCTTGAACATGATTGACGAAGCTCGTCAACGTCTGGGCGTCAACAAGCCTGCGATTTACGACGGTGCCACCGATGGGCATACTGACGTCGAGGATATTGAGTGA